One part of the Parambassis ranga chromosome 8, fParRan2.1, whole genome shotgun sequence genome encodes these proteins:
- the rln3a gene encoding relaxin-3a has protein sequence MQTGRQKPNSWLRQFKQFFVALFARGGTMWKAVVLAVCLFVAGVQPLEDPTYGVKLCGREFIRAVIFTCGGSRWRRSLRSADASEDPFSSHQEESTEGLNNFVVDSFLQRNRDLSFTSRDDHEGAFSRPARSFITDEILEALRKADRKGRDVVVGLSNACCKWGCSKSEISSLC, from the exons AtgcagacagggagacagaaacCCAATAGTTGGTTAAGGCAATTTAAACAGttctttgttgctttatttgcTCGGGGAGGGACTATGTGGAAAGCTGTTGtgctggctgtgtgtctgtttgtggctGGGGTTCAGCCACTGGAGGACCCGACATATGGGGTGAAGCTATGTGGCCGAGAGTTCATCCGGGCAGTCATCTTCACTTGCGGTGGTTCACGATGGAGGCGGTCACTCAGGAGTGCAG ATGCTTCAGAGGACCCATTCAGCTCCCATCAAGAGGAGTCCACAGAAGGCTTGAACAACTTTGTGGTGGACAGTTTCCTCCAGAGAAACAGAGACCTGAGCTTCACATCTAGAGACGACCACGAGGGAGCGTTCAGCAGACCCGCCCGTTCCTTCATCACCGATGAGATCCTGGAGGCTCTCCGCAAAGCTGACCGCAAAGGCCGGGATGTGGTGGTGGGTCTGTCCAATGCGTGCTGCAAGTGGGGCTGCAGCAAGAGTGAGATCAGCTCTCTTTGCTGA
- the il12rb2l gene encoding interleukin 12 receptor, beta 2a, like — protein MDTPWLRWHLSILLITLTKCWATGGPPVPPSHLECYRPYDEDHRWVDIHCVWDQKSNHSTNYSLHWEPANSEDGHGSSGSSLDGIIGRKHFSNGVLHVWVLARNQHGSAKSEVLVFNTEDIIKPPPPKFSTIHHDPLEVYWTPPCRELEVSSGVCDLQYRTQEDQVWGERESGLHGSYIIENPKPYTVYEIQVRCTCLKGLTSDWSEIYEIKSAEAAPVGVVDVWRDCDMYPTDFDCFLTWKNLSFSEACGFIWAFEVKLCHNDGTVKLLNVTTTEPSGQIVYDGLKWYLNSSLKGVSSVNVSAYNTRGATVPYRLVLTTGNEENNKNIQLNMTEETLTVSWTLPQHLTDNVKEYVVQYKEVGSAPGRGFDWIKVNKSQKTGGFKGQFKKYTPYRVSVFTVSNSSEVYQFSSKIAYSLEKAPSSVPFFEVSSISATDVTLFWEPVPLSKQNGLILYYEIRVDTHKVYNVPATPQQEKMTCELKNLEPGRGYEVWIRAVNGAGPGANVTRTFHTEKHENIEILIVGVLGVGFVVLVIFCGCLRSNFCGESKVRRLMPQCLYEKVPDPGNSYIFRQMKHQFNEPLVWNCIPVYEPHTKISVLEVVEIKSLDDDPDKSVWSVAGDRRMDCQEDQRDKAIIDECLPTDHRFGREDYSKMVDSDEENSTSSSEEEPFTSGYEKHFMPTAVEVLNV, from the exons ATGGACACACCTTGGCTAAGGTGGCATCTGTCCATCTTGCTGATCACGCTAACAAAGTGCTGGGCAACAGGAG GTCCCCCTGTACCTCCTTCTCACCTTGAGTGCTATCGACCATATGATGAAGATCATCGCTGGGTGGATATTCACTGTGTTTGGGATCAAAAGTCAAACCATTCCACTAACTACAGCCTGCACTGGGAGCCAGCAAATAGCGa GGATGGGCATGGAAGCAGCGGCAGCAGTTTAGATGGGATTATAGGTCGTAAACATTTTTCCAATGGAGTGCTTCATGTTTGGGTCCTGGCTAGGAACCAGCACGGATCTGCCAAATCTGAGGTGCTTGTGTTCAACACAGAAGATATCA TAAAGCCACCACCTCCTAAATTTTCAACAATCCATCACGACCCCTTAGAGGTCTACTGGACTCCCCCCTGCCGTGAACTGGAGGTGTCTTCGGGAGTCTGTGACCTTCAATACCGGACTCAGGAAGACCAAGTGTGGGGTGAG CGTGAAAGTGGACTCCATGGCAGCTATATCATTGAGAACCCCAAGCCTTACACAGTTTATGAAATTCAAGTTCGCTGTACCTGTCTCAAAGGCTTGACAAGTGACTGGAGTGAAATCTATGAAATAAAAAGTGCAGAGGCGG CCCCTGTTGGAGTGGTGGATGTATGGAGGGACTGTGACATGTATCCTACAGACTTTGACTGTTTTCTGACCTGGAAG aatctttctttttctgaagCGTGTGGATTCATTTGGGCATTTGAAGTCAAACTTTGCCACAACGACGGCACTGTGAAGCTGCTGAATGTGACCACAACTGAGCCAAGCGGGCAAATTGTGTATGATGGGCTGAAATGGTACCTCAACTCCTCTCTAAAGGGCGTATCGTCTGTCAATGTGTCAGCCTACAACACCCGTGGTGCCACAGTGCCTTACCGTCTAGTCTTGACAACAG GTAATGAagagaataataaaaatattcagCTCAACATGACCGAAGAGACCCTCACAGTGTCCTGGACTTTGCCTCAACACTTAACCGACAACGTCAAAGAATATGTTGTGCAATATAAAGAAGTGGGGAGTGCACCTGGCCGTGGCTTTGACTGGATCAAAGTGAACAAAAGCCAGAAAACAGGAGGATTTAAAG GTCAATTCAAAAAGTACACGCCGTACCGAGTGTCAGTTTTCACAGTATCAAACAGCAGTGAAGTTTATCAGTTCTCATCCAAGATTGCATATTCCCTTGAAAAAG CTCCTTCCTCAGTGCCGTTTTTCGAGGTGTCTTCGATTTCAGCCACTGATGTGACTCTGTTTTGGGAACCAGTTCCTCTGTCCAAGCAGAACGGACTGATTTTATATTATGAAATAAGGGTGGACACACATAAAG TGTACAATGTCCCTGCAACCCCACAGCAAGAAAAAATGACTTGTGAGCTGAAAAACCTGGAACCAGGCCGAGGATATGAGGTGTGGATAAGAGCTGTGAATGGAGCGGGGCCTGGAGCAAACGTCACCAGAACgtttcacacagagaaacatgaaaacattg aAATCTTGATTGTAGGTGTGTTAGGAGTTGGTTTTGTGGTTTTGGTCATCTTTTGTGGCTGCCTTCGTAG TAATTTTTGTGGAGAAAGTAAAGTGCGACGACtgatgcctcagtgtttgtATGAAAAAGTACCAGATCCCGGCAACAGCTACATCTTCAGACAGATGAAGCACCAG TTTAATGAACCCCTGGTGTGGAACTGCATTCCTGTCTACGAGCCACACACAAAGATCTCTGTGCTGGAAGTTGTGGAAATAAAGTCTCTGGATGACGACCCTGACAAATCAGTCTGGTCAGTGGCAGGAGACAGACGTATGGACTGCCAAGAGGACCAAAGGGACAAGGCTATTATAGATGAATGTCTTCCAACAGACCATAGATTTGGAAGAGAGGATTACAGCAAAATGGTGGACTCTGATGAAGAGAACTCGACATCTTCATCAGAGGAAGAGCCGTTCACATCAGGTTATGAAAAACACTTTATGCCCACTGCTGTGGAAGTTCTAAACGTTTGA